In Mycobacterium sp. Aquia_213, the sequence GCACCCGCGACGCCTGCATGTCCTGGTAGCGCTGCTCCATCTCCTCGACCAGCCAGGCCAGCGCGGCGGCCGCCTTCTTCGGCTGCGTGATGATCGGGGTGATCAGGTGCGGAATGCCTTCGTACGGCGTCAGTTCCACCATCTTCGGATCGATCAGGATCATCCTGACCTCTTCCGGGGTGGCCCGCGTCAGCAGCGACACCAGCATGGAGTTGACGAAGCTGGACTTACCGGAGCCGGTGGAGCCGGCCACCAGCAGGTGCGGCATCTTGGCCAGGTTCGCCGAGATGAAATCGCCCTCGATGTCCTTGCCCAGCCCGATGATCAGCGGGTGGTGGTCGCGGCGGGTCGAGGGCGCGGTGAGCACGTCGGCCAGCCGCACCATTTCCCGGTCGGTGTTGGGCACCTCGATGCCGACGGCGGACTTGCCGGGGATCGGCGCCAGCATGCGCACGCTCTCGGTGGCCACCGCGTAGGCGATGTTCTTCTGCAGCGCCGTGATCTTCTCGACCTTGACGCCCGGTCCCAGCTCCACCTCGTAGCGGGTGACCGTGGGACCGCGGGTGCAGCCGGTGACGGCCGCGTCGACCTTGAACTGGGTCAGCACCTCGCCGATGGCCTCGGCCATGACGTTGTTGGCCGCGCTGCGCTTCTTCGGTGGGTCGCCGGGGACCAGCAGCTCCATCGAAGGCAGCGTGTAGGGGCCTTCGACCACCCGGTCCTGCACCGGGGTGTCCTGCTTTTTGGCGGCACGACGGCGGGTCTTGGCTTCGCCGGGTCGCAGAGCGGGCTCGGGGATGGTGGGAGTTTCGTCCGGCAGCGGGTCGTCGAGGGCGACCGGCGCCTTGTCGGCCGACGGCCACGCCTGCGGCTCCTTGTCGAGCGCGCCGTCGTCGTAGTACCCGTCGGAAAAGTCTTCGCGCGCTTCGCCATCGGCGTAGTCGTAGTCGTCCTCGTCGGCGTAGAGCTCGTCCACGAACGGCGTGCCGAACAGTGCTCGCATCATTTCGGGCAGCTCGCGGATCGTCGTGCCGGTCAGCAACAGCAGCCCGAACATCGCACCGATGAACAACAGTGGCGCGGCGATCCACGGCGTCAGCCCGTCGGCCAGCGGGCCGCCGATCGCAAAGCCGATGAATCCCGCTGCGCGACGGCGTAATTCGGGGTCGCCCGGTGAACCCGACCAAAGGTGGCGCAGACCGAGCAGCGAAAAGCCGATCATGGCAGCGCCCAGGATCAGTCGCGGCCGCGCCTCGGGATTGGGTTGGGTGCGCATCAGCAGCACGGCCACCGCGCCCAGGACGGCCGGCAGCGCCAGGACGCCGGCACCGATGAACGTGCGCAGCACCGCGTCGACCCACGCGCCGATCGGTCGCGCGGCATTGAACCATGAACTCGCGGCGACCACGACGGCAAGGGCGAGCAGCACCAGCGCGATCCCGTCGCGGCGGTGGCCCGGATCGATGTCACGGGCCCGCCCGATCGACCGTGCCGCGCCGCCGGTCCCCCGGGCCGCCATCAGCCAGGTCGCCCGCAGCGCGCGCCCGCCGGTGATCCCGGCGGCGACGAGCAGGGACCGGTTGTGCCGCTTGGCCGGCCTGCTCGGCTTCCTGCCGGCCTTCTTGCGGGCAGGTGCCGGTCGCGCACTTCGTGACCCGCTGGAGCGCGAAGTGGCCTTTGACCTGCTCGTTCGAGTTCCGGAGCGGGCAGCGGTCTTACTAGCCATGGGGTCCAGCCTAGTCGCACTAGCCCCATATTCACCATCTGCCACACGGGTCACAAAACCGTGACAATTCGGACATCGGGGCGCCTCGGCGGGCCCCGAAATGACTGATACCACTGCCTTCCGCCCGCGGCGGACATGCCGGCAGCCGGCAATTCTCGGTGAGTAGGGTGACAACCATCCCCACCGTTACCCCTCAAGGAGCTCCGCATGCCCGTCGTCGTCGTCGCCACCTTGACCGTCAAGCCCGAGTCCGTCGACACCGTCCGCGACATCCTCAAGACCGCGGCCCGAGAGGTGCACGAGGAGCCGGGCTGCCAGCTGTATTCGGTGCACGAGTCGGGTGAGACCTTCGTCTTCGTCGAGCAGTGGGCCGACGAAGAGGCGCTCAAGGTGCACAGCGCCGCGCCCGCGGTGGCCAAGTTGTTCACCGCGGCCGGCGAGCACCTGGCCGGGGCGCCGGACATCAAGATGCTGCAGCCGGTTCCCGCGGGCGACCCGGACAAAGGTCAACTGCGCCGGTGACGGTGCGGCCGCTCGACGGCAAAGTCGCGCTGATCACCGGTGCGGCCCGCGGTCAGGGCCGCGCGCACGCGGTTCGACTGGCCTCCGACGGGGCCGACGTGATCGCCGTCGACATCTGTGCGCCAATCGCCAGCGTCCGCTATGCCCTGGCCGCGCCCGAGGACCTGGCGGCCACCGTCAAACTCGTCGAAGACACCGGTGCCCGCATCGTGGCGAAACAGGCCGATGTGCGTGATCGCGCGTCGCTGTCGGCCGCGGTGCAGGCCGGCATCGACGAGCTCGGCCGACTCGACATCGTGGTGGCCAACGCCGGTATCGCGCCGATGCAATCCGGTGACGACGGCTGGCGTGATGTCATCGACGTCAACCTCACCGGCGTCTACAACACCATCAAGGCCGCGATACCCACCATGGTCAAACAGGGCAGCGGCGGGTCGATCGTGCTGATCAGTTCGAGCGCCGGGCTGGCCGGCGTCGGCAGCCCGGACGCCGGTTCCGTCGGCTACGCCGCCGCCAAGCACGGAGTGGTCGGGCTGATGCGGATATACGCGAATCTGCTTGCCAGGGAAATGATTCGGGTCAACTCGATCCACCCCTCCGGCGTGGAGACGCCCATGATCAACAACGAGTTCACCCGGGAATGGCTGGCCAAGATGGCCGCCGCGACCGACACGCCCGCAGCGTTGGGCAACGCCATGCCGGTGGAGACGCTGGACGCCGAGGACATCGCCAACGCGGTGGCGTGGCTGGTGTCCGACCAGGCCCGCTACATCACCGGCGTGACCTTGCCGGTCGACGCGGGCTTTTTGAACAAGTAGCGGCCATGGCCCGAAACCCCGCTGCGCAGACCGCTTTTGGCCCGATGGTGCTGGCCGCCGTCGAGCAGAACGAACCGGCCGGGCGTCGCCTGGTCGACGACGACCTCGCGGACCTGTTCTTGCCGGCCCCGCTGCGCTGGCTGGTCGCGACTACCCGAGCGGCACCGATCCGCCGGCTGATGATTCGCGCATCGGAATGGGCCGGCCCCGGGCTGTGGGCGAATCTGGCCTGCCGCAAGCGTTTCATCGCCGACAAGATCACCGAATCGCTCGATGACATCAATGCCGTGGTCGTCCTCGGCGCCGGACTCGATACCCGCGCCTACCTGCTCAACCGGCGGGTCCGCATCCCGGTCTTCGAAGTGGACCTGCCGGTCAACATCGCCAGGAAGGCCAAGACGCTGCAGCGGGTGCTGGGCGGTCCGCCGCTCTCGGTTCGTTTGGTGGCCTTGGATTTCGAGCGCGATGACCTGCTCACCGCCCTGGCCGAGCACGGCTACCACACCGACTACCGGGCCTTCTTCGTCTGCGAAGGCGTGACGCAGTACCTCACCGAGGCCGGTGTGCGGCGAACACTCGACGGACTGCGCGCGGCCGCT encodes:
- a CDS encoding FtsK/SpoIIIE family DNA translocase, with amino-acid sequence MASKTAARSGTRTSRSKATSRSSGSRSARPAPARKKAGRKPSRPAKRHNRSLLVAAGITGGRALRATWLMAARGTGGAARSIGRARDIDPGHRRDGIALVLLALAVVVAASSWFNAARPIGAWVDAVLRTFIGAGVLALPAVLGAVAVLLMRTQPNPEARPRLILGAAMIGFSLLGLRHLWSGSPGDPELRRRAAGFIGFAIGGPLADGLTPWIAAPLLFIGAMFGLLLLTGTTIRELPEMMRALFGTPFVDELYADEDDYDYADGEAREDFSDGYYDDGALDKEPQAWPSADKAPVALDDPLPDETPTIPEPALRPGEAKTRRRAAKKQDTPVQDRVVEGPYTLPSMELLVPGDPPKKRSAANNVMAEAIGEVLTQFKVDAAVTGCTRGPTVTRYEVELGPGVKVEKITALQKNIAYAVATESVRMLAPIPGKSAVGIEVPNTDREMVRLADVLTAPSTRRDHHPLIIGLGKDIEGDFISANLAKMPHLLVAGSTGSGKSSFVNSMLVSLLTRATPEEVRMILIDPKMVELTPYEGIPHLITPIITQPKKAAAALAWLVEEMEQRYQDMQASRVRHIDDFNAKVRSGAITAPLGSQREYRPYPYVVAIVDELADLMMTAPRDVEDAIVRITQKARAAGIHLVLATQRPSVDVVTGLIKTNVPSRLAFATSSLTDSRVILDQQGAEKLIGMGDALFLPMGANKTVRLQGAYITDEEIHAVVTACKDQAEPEYTEGVTTAKPTAERTDVDPDIGDDMDVFLQAVELVVSSQFGSTSMLQRKLRVGFAKAGRLMDLMETRGIVGPSEGSKAREVLVKPDELAGTLALIRGGANADGSDDDGG
- a CDS encoding mycofactocin-coupled SDR family oxidoreductase — its product is MTVRPLDGKVALITGAARGQGRAHAVRLASDGADVIAVDICAPIASVRYALAAPEDLAATVKLVEDTGARIVAKQADVRDRASLSAAVQAGIDELGRLDIVVANAGIAPMQSGDDGWRDVIDVNLTGVYNTIKAAIPTMVKQGSGGSIVLISSSAGLAGVGSPDAGSVGYAAAKHGVVGLMRIYANLLAREMIRVNSIHPSGVETPMINNEFTREWLAKMAAATDTPAALGNAMPVETLDAEDIANAVAWLVSDQARYITGVTLPVDAGFLNK
- a CDS encoding putative quinol monooxygenase, with amino-acid sequence MPVVVVATLTVKPESVDTVRDILKTAAREVHEEPGCQLYSVHESGETFVFVEQWADEEALKVHSAAPAVAKLFTAAGEHLAGAPDIKMLQPVPAGDPDKGQLRR
- a CDS encoding SAM-dependent methyltransferase, which produces MARNPAAQTAFGPMVLAAVEQNEPAGRRLVDDDLADLFLPAPLRWLVATTRAAPIRRLMIRASEWAGPGLWANLACRKRFIADKITESLDDINAVVVLGAGLDTRAYLLNRRVRIPVFEVDLPVNIARKAKTLQRVLGGPPLSVRLVALDFERDDLLTALAEHGYHTDYRAFFVCEGVTQYLTEAGVRRTLDGLRAAASGSRLVFTYVRRDFIDGTNRYGTRTLYRKVRQRQQLWHFGLDPDDVAGFVAEYGWRLIEQAGPDELIARYVEPTGRKLRASQLEWSAYAEKT